The following nucleotide sequence is from Psychroflexus torquis ATCC 700755.
TGAAGAGTTTTAAAGAAAACTATTCCGATTATTACCAGAAATATGTCATCGATCACGAATCGAAAAGTGAAGGTGTTGACTTAATTACTGATATTTTTCATGCATTAGATAAAGACCTTAGCATAAAGTTTGATTATCAAAAGTTCAATAATGAATTTTCGAATAGGGAAGTTTGTCCTTTACAGATGAAAGTTAGCCAAAACAGGTGGTATATACTTGGCTTGGATATAGATCAAGATGCTTTTAGAGCTTTTGGTCTGGATCGCATTAAGAAACTTGAAATTGGATCTGAATTTAATCCAAAGGAAATTGACGAATCGGTTTTTGAAGATTTAAAAATTCAAAAGTTCTGTTTGGGGGTTACCAAACCAATTTTTGATGAAAAAAAGAGAGAGGAAATTGTCTTAGAGGTATCCGATTTTCTAATTGAATACTGGAAATCTAAGCCAATACACTTCACTCAGGACGTGACTGGTAGTCGTGAAAACGGCTTTAATACTGTCAAATTCATTTTAATTCCTAACCTCGACTTAATTAAACTCATAGTATCCTCTTTAGGTGAGATCAAACTAACAAAACCTAGAACACTTAAAGATTACATCAGCTCAAATTATAGCGATGCCCTTAGATCTGTTTATGAGTAAGGAATCGTATAATAAAATAAACTATTTCTTAACCTTTCTGTAATTCAAAAGCTATGGCCTCTCAACCCTACAATAAACTCAAACGTCTCTTTATTATCATTAGCCATCTGAGGCATAAAAATTCTACAAGAGAAGAGCTCCTCAGACTTTTAGAAACGCACGACATACACATTGAGTTGGCTACGTTCGAAAGGGATAAAAGAACATTGAAATATGATTTCGGAATAAAATTGATTTACGAGGCCTCAACAAAAACATACCAATTGGATGAAATGGATCACCAGCATATTGCCCAACTCATCCAGTTCCTTCAATTCAACCAGATCTCAAAAACACTTCAAGAAAGTTTTGAAAACCAAAAAAAAACACTGGATTATGTTGACTTCGAAAATGAAAATCAACTTCAAGGCATTGAGTTTTTAGATCGACTCCTCATGGCTACTCAGCATCATCAATTCATATATTTTGAACACCAAGGATTTAGCAATCCCCACCCTATTCTTTATGTTGTAAAACCTTATTTGTTAAAGCAGTATCAAAGCCGATGGTATGTGATTGGGGAAACACCAATTAACTCAAAAGAACAAATAAGAATTTTCGGAATTGATAGAATGCTAAATCTTAGAGTATCTGAAGATAAATTCAAACCAACCCCTATAAATTTAAAAGATGAGTTTTTAGGTCATATTGGGGTGTCTCAATTTGAGAAAGAAAAAGACATAGTTCATCTAAAATTTGATAAGTCTCAAAAACCATATCTAGAGCACTTG
It contains:
- a CDS encoding helix-turn-helix transcriptional regulator, whose translation is MPSLSYPFLERLAYIRNFGLNKYKSKEEFIEFLYSKEIDISQRTLNRDFDSLKIFGFSVVYESQRKGHIITDEYADEKNLLDRYIELTTLKSFKENYSDYYQKYVIDHESKSEGVDLITDIFHALDKDLSIKFDYQKFNNEFSNREVCPLQMKVSQNRWYILGLDIDQDAFRAFGLDRIKKLEIGSEFNPKEIDESVFEDLKIQKFCLGVTKPIFDEKKREEIVLEVSDFLIEYWKSKPIHFTQDVTGSRENGFNTVKFILIPNLDLIKLIVSSLGEIKLTKPRTLKDYISSNYSDALRSVYE
- a CDS encoding helix-turn-helix transcriptional regulator — encoded protein: MASQPYNKLKRLFIIISHLRHKNSTREELLRLLETHDIHIELATFERDKRTLKYDFGIKLIYEASTKTYQLDEMDHQHIAQLIQFLQFNQISKTLQESFENQKKTLDYVDFENENQLQGIEFLDRLLMATQHHQFIYFEHQGFSNPHPILYVVKPYLLKQYQSRWYVIGETPINSKEQIRIFGIDRMLNLRVSEDKFKPTPINLKDEFLGHIGVSQFEKEKDIVHLKFDKSQKPYLEHLPLHSSQKFISETDKTVTYEYYLVDNFELRQHILKYGSLVKVLEPLSLANQIKKELKIAFEAY